From the genome of Ardenticatenales bacterium:
CGGCACATACACATTCTCCACATGGCCGCCGCCCGGCCCCGGTCCACCCGGTCCGCCCGCATCTTCCGTGCCTGTGTCCGCTTCATTGCCCAGACCTTGAATGGGCGACCCATCCTGCCCCGCCCCCTCGTTGCCCGGCCCAGTCTGGCCTGTATCGCCAGTTTGCTGGCCTTGCGCGCCGTTTGCCTGCGGCTGGCCGCTCTGGCCGCTCTGCCCATCCGCCTGCGCCACCGCCTCCCGCCCCGCCGCCAGCGACGCCGCCGCCTGGGCGGCCTGCTGCGCCGCCGCTGTTTCCTGCGCCCGTTGTTGCAGCGTGCCCGCCGCCTGCCGCAGCGCCTGCTGCGCCGCCGCCACGTCTCCATTTTCCAACGACGCGGCGGCCTCGGCCAACTGCTGCGCCAGTTCTGAATCAATCGTTTGCAGCGCCTGCGCCGCCTCGCGCAAATCCTGCGCCAAAGCCGCCTGCTCTGCTGCGCTCATTTGCGGCAGTTGGTCCGCCAATTGGTTGGCGGCGGTGCTGGCCCCGCTCAAATCGCCATTTTGCAGCGCCTGTCCCAGCGATTGGGCGGCGGGATTGTCCGCCAGCGGCGCGCCCGCTTCTTGCAGTCGCTGCCGCAATGCGGAAACGTCGTGGCTGGCGGCCAGGTCGCGCAGGTCGGCTTCCGCTTGCGAGAGGACGGCGACCGCTTCTTCCTGGCCCAAATTCCCTTCCTGCAAGGCCTGCAACGCGCTTTCCACGGGTTGGGTCAGCTCCTCTTGCTGCTCCGGGCTAAGGGCGGGGTTTTGTTGGATTTCGTTGATGAGGGCTTGCAGGGCTTCTTCCTGGGCCTGGATGCTTTCTGCCACGGCGCGTTGCGCCCGTAGCAGGTCGTGTTGCGGATTGGGCAGGTAGAAGCTGAGCGCCAGCAGGATCAGCGCCAGGGTGATCATCAGCCAATCCTGGCGATGTAGCCGCAGGGGGAGCAGGGCGCGGGTGTCCAGTTGGGCGCTGGCGCGCAAGGTGTCCTGGAGCTGCTGTTGGGCGAGGGTGGGGGGGACGACCAGCGCGTTCAGTTGGATTTCCACGGCGGTGCTGGTTCGCTCTTGCAGGCGAAACTGGCGGTCGGCGAAGTGCGCCTGGGCCAGCAGGTCGCGGCGGCGGGTGAGGACGCCAACGAGGCCGGCTGCCACGCCCAATAGCGCCAGCGCCAATGTGGCCCAGAGGAGTTCGCGGCCATCCAGCAAGGGGCGCAGCCGCGCTGCCGCCGCCAGCAGCACGGCGGCGAGCAGGCCAATCAGCAGGCCGCGTGGCCCCCAGATGAGGCTGTCGCGCCCGCGTCGCCGTCGGTCCCAGGTGCGCAGCCGTTGTGTTAATTCCGCGAATGGTGTGGCGGTGTTCATCGTTTTCCTTGTGTCAAGTGGCGCTGGCACGGCGCAGGCTGCGCACGGTGAGTGTGTAGAGGAGCCAGGTGAAGAAGAGGTAGCAGATGAGTTGTAGGTACCAGGGGGAGGGGATGTAGAGGGAGCGCCCGAGGAAGGGGAGGGAGAAGCCCCAGAGGCTGCCTTCCTGGACGAGGATGAGTTCGCTGATGATGAGAGATGCCGGCAAATTCGTCGCCGCCAGACCTATTCCGCCATAAATAGTCATCACGCCCATGGGCCACGCCGGAGTGGCTGCGCCGGCCATGATGATTGGGCCGATCACGGAGCCGACGATCAAGCCCATCATGGGAAAGCCTACTGTGAGGATAAAAGAGACGGTTGTGGTGGCGATGATCGCGCCCAGAGTGCTGCGCATGAAGCTGGAGAAGTAGATGCCGAGTAGGGCGTAGGTGAGCGCGCCCACCGTGAGCATGAGTTGGGAGATGAGCATTTCCGCGAGCGAGACGCCGCCGAGAAAGAAGGCGATGCTTTGCAAGGGGATGGCGGTGATGATCAGCAGTAGCACGTAGGCCAGGGCGGATTGTAGTTTGCCCAGGACGAAGGCGCGTTCGGTGAGCAATGTGGTGCGCAAGATTTCGTATGTTTGCTTCTCCCGTTCGCCGGTGATGGCGTTGGCGGTGAAGGCGGGCGCGGTGAAGACGACGAGGAACAACTGGGTGAGAACCAGGGCATAGAAGGTGGACTTTCCGATGAGGCGCAGGTCTGGGCCGCTGCCGCCGCTGCCGGCAACAAAGGCGAGATAAACGAGTGTGACAAACGTGGACAGTAGCGTCAGATAGATAGTGAGGATGGCGAAGGCGCGGCGGCCACGCATCCGTCCGCGTAGCTCTTTGACGGCCACGGGATTATCGCCGAAGCGGGTTCTAAAATAGCCGGTGTTGCCGGAATAGATGTCGTTCATGTCACTTTACATTGTAGTATGGGCGGGGCAGATTAGCCACAGCCGATCCGCCACTCCGCGGCGAGAAACCGCGATCAACCTGCGTGGGATTCCTGCCCGTCACCCGGAAAGCCCAAACGCCCACCCCCGACCTCCGCATGGAGAGCGGGCATGGCTCACCGGTCGGCGGTTCGCCGCAGGCGGCGCAGGGCCAGGGCGAACAGGATGAGGGTGAGGCCACCGTATAGCCCCATGAACAGGGCGGTGGGCAGCAGGGAGCCGAAGATTGCGTGCCCGCTCATGATGTTGGCCAGGCTGCCGATCACGTTGGCGGAGGCCATGAGTAGGTCGCCGTTGTGGGGCAGCAGGCGGTAGTAGGGGAAGTTGAAGATGTCGGCCAGGATAAAGAGGAGGGGCAGGCCGATGAGGGAGAGCAAGACGGCGGAAAGAGTGATGACGGTGGCCGAGATGGTGCCGCGGGTGATGGTGGAGCAATAGAGGCCGAGCATGGCGTAGGTGAGGGCACAGGTGAGGATGACCGCCTGGGTGAGGGCCAGGTCGGTGAAGCTGATGCCGCCGAGGAGGAAGGCGATGCTCTGCATGGGGATGGAGGCGATGATCAAGAGCAGGATGTAGGCCAGGCCGGAGGCCAGTTTGCCCAGCAGCAGGGCGGGGGCGGAGAGGAGGGTGGTGCGCAACAGTTCGTAGGTTTGTCGCTCCTTTTCGCCGGTGATGGCGCCGGTGGTGAAGATGGGGCCGATGAAGAAGACGAGGAATCCCTGGACGACAAGGACCATGCTGAAGATGGTTTTGCCGGCATCCGCCATATTCGGATTGCTGAGTGCCCCCGTGCTGTAATAGAGGCTGGTGTAGACGAGGACCACCAGCCCGGCCATCACCGACAGATAGATACTGAGGACGACAAACGCCCGCCGCCCGCGCATGCGCCCGCGCAGTTCCTTCAGGACAATTGGGTTGTTGCGCCAGCGGTGGACGGCCTGGTAGAAAGCGGACATAGGCGTGACTGTTTCAGGCGAATTCGCCCAGGCGTGGGGCGCGCCGGAGCAGATTCAGGGTGAGGGCGGCGATGAGGAGGAGGTAGACGAGAATGGGGCCGCCGATGGGAAGGACGGTGCTGCTGCTGTTGAAGAGGAGGGTCCAGAGCAGGTTGTTGGTGAGTAGTTTGATCAGGAGAATGCCGGCATAGCTGGCGGCGAGGGCCAGGGTGGTGGAGCGGATGTGGGTGGAGAGGTTCATGCCCAGGATGCCGGCAGTGATGATTTCCAGCCAGGGGCGCACAGCGGTGAAGCCGCTAACGAATAGGGAGGAAATCGCTTGTTTGGGTGCGGTGCTGCTGAGGTAGAGCGAAAAGAGAAATAGGAGAAGTCCGTGTAGCAGGCTGAATATGCCTAGCAGCAGCCAGATGCGCAGGCGGGCCATGGCGCCGAGGAATTTGGCGCAGAGGATGGTGATGTCGCTGTAGGGGGTGGTGCGGATGCTGTCCCAAGTGCCGGCATTTATCTCCATCCCAATAGCCGGAGCCGTCAGCGCCGGGGCCATAATCACGCCGTACCAGGTGAGGACGTTCAACATAATGGCCGGCAGGCAGACGATGCAGGCAAGGAAAGCATCTCTGCTGCTCTGGCTGCTGAACAGCGCCGGATTGAGCCACCCCCCGCACGCGCCGATGATCAGCGCGCCCAGGAAGATGAAGGGGGCGAATCGGCTGGCCTGGTCAAAAAGGGGATTGGGGCGGCCCCAATCCCCGCGCTGACGGCGGTAGATGGGATTGTGGCGTAGATCACGCAACCAGCGCCACAAGCGATGTGGCTGGGCCAGCAGGCGTAGGTAGGCCGGTGGCGTGTTCGTGTGGGGCGGTGCGGCCATGCGCTACTGCACCAATCCTTGCGTCACTTGCAGGAAGATGTCTTCCAGGTCGCTTTGTTCTTCGCCAAAATGGATGACGGGAATGCCGGCATTCACCATCCCCACCAACAACTCACTCAACGCCTCGTCATTTCCTACAAAATCAAAGCGGATTGCATTTGCCGGCATTTCCACCTCCGGCGCGGTGAGGATCGACGTCACCTGTGGCGTGTGTAGCAAGCGTTCCTGCGCCGCTTCCAGGCCATGCAGCACCCGCATCTCGTACAGGCGGTGTGGGCGAAGCTGCTGCTTCATTTGCTGCATATCTCCGAAGGCAATCAGGCGGCCCGCTTCCAGGATGGCAACGCTTGTGCAAATATCGGCCACTTCCGAGAGAATGTGCGAGGAGAAGAAAATGGTCTTACCCATGTTCTTCAATTCGCGCAGCAGTTCGCGCATCTCAATGCGCGCGCGCGGGTCCAGGCCGCTGGCGGGTTCGTCCAAAATCAACACTCGCGGGTCGTGTGCCAGCGTGCGCGCCAGGCAGAGCCGCTGCTTCATGCCCCGGCTAAGGCTTTCCACAAAGTCATTTTTCTTGTGGTTCAGGTCTACTAATGCCAGCAGGTCATCGATCATGCCGGCACGGGTATGCGCCGGAATGTCGTAGCAGGCGGCGAAAAAGTCCAGATACTCCCACACCTTCATGTCTTCGTAGACGCCAAAAAAGTCGGGCATATAGCCAATGACGCGGCGCACGTGGCGCGGCTGCGTGAGGACGGAGTACCCCGCTACCCGCGCCGTGCCCGCCGTTGGTTGCAGTAGCGTGGTTAGAATGCGCATCGTCGTTGTCTTCCCCGCGCCATTCGGCCCCACAAAACCGACCACGGCCCCCTCTTCCACGTTCAGCGTCAACTCGTGCAGCGCCGTCAACGTTCCGTACCGTTTCGTCAACCCGTCGATCTCAATAATACTTGCCATAGAACCGCTCGTTTTCCGTTGTCCGTCGCCATAATCTACGACCAACTTCCCGGAAGTTGTTTACCGTTGCTTGTTTTTAGCGCAGTTCGCCCGTCAAGACGGGGAACACGCTTCTGATCTGCGCGCCATCGGGATTGTCATAGCGCAGCCGCACGCGCACCCGGTTGTTCTCGCCGAGGAAGGGAGCGAAATCCGCCACGGGGGTCAGGCCCCACTGCACGTCTGGCAGGACGACCCATAGCTCCTGACCCCAATCCCAGAGCCGCACCTCCGGCGTGGGCAAACTGGTGGGGTTGTTCGCTTCCAGAAGCAGCAGCTCCATTTTTTCCGGCGTCAGCATTTGCAGCCTGGCCCAGGGTAGATACTCAAATTCTACCCACCCGGAAACGATGAATAGATCGTCTGGGGATGGTTCGTAGACGCCATTGGTTGCCAGAACTTCCCAGGACCAGAGCGCGGTAGGTGTCGTCGTCTGTCCTTCGAGCGTAATCTCTTCGCGCAGCGGCAGTTCAATAAAGTAGAGGGTCGTGCTCAACTGGGTGGCATTGTCCGGGTAGGTGCTGGCTTCCAGTTGGCTGGTGTTGGACCAGCCAATCAGGGTGGCCGTGTTTTGTGGGGGTCGCTCCAGCCCGTAACCGGCGGACGCCAGCGAGTCCAACAATTGCGCTCGCGGATAGAGGCGGCGATCGTCGTAGTAGTCGCTGGAACCGAGAAGCGTGGCATAGTTGTTTGCCAGCACGGAACCGCCGGGAACCGCGTAGCGGGTGGGGACGGAGGAGGTGGGGGAGAAGAGCGACGACGGCGTTGATGCCCCGTTCAGGGCGAAGGATACGGGCTTGCTTTCTCCTGGGGCCAGGTCGCCGACGGCGTAGACGGTGCCGCCAAACAGGATGGAGGCGGATTCCAGGGTGATGTCGCTGTTGTTTTGCAGTTGGGCGCTGAATTGGGCGCTGTCGCCTTCGATGCTGACGCGGGTGGTTCCGGTGAATGCCGGCATCGGCGCATAGCCGGTGGCGATCACGGTTTGCACGCCGCTGACGTCTACGAGCAGGTTGCGGATTGTCAGGGATTGGGTGCGTTCGATGCCGGCATTTCCCCCACTGTTCATATCCATGCCCCGTTGGTCGAATGGGCGGGCCAGGGTCGCCGGCGGCATCGTCAGATCGTACGCCCGCCGCCGCGGCGAATAGAGGCCGATCAGCGTGTGGACGCGCATCGTATCCGCATTGGCCCCCCCATAAGCGACGGACATTTCGTTGACAATCGTCTCGTTGCCCTTAAGGCGGAAACCGGTGAAATAAGCCGCGCCGCTGAAAAGGATGATCAGCGCGGGAATGGTCACCCAGGCGAGTTCCAGCCGCTTGCGCCGTTTCAGCACCATGTAGTTGACGGGGCCGATCAGGATCACATACAGCAGGAGGAAGAAGATAAGCTGAAAGATGGAGGGTAATACAAGGTTTGGCAGACTTTCCACGGCGGCGGCGGCGGCGTAGGCGTTGCGTGGTTCATGCGCCCAGTAGGGCAGCGTGGGAATGGTGTCGGCGATGGTTTGCCAGAGGATGGGGCTGCCGTCCCAGTCTGCCAGGGGAGCCAGTTGGGGGTCCAGGGCGAGGAAGTAGACGCTGCCCCGTCCGTGAGACTGTCGTGCCAGCAGGGGGAGGTTGTCCTGGCGGTAGAGGAGTTCACCGCTCTTGAGGCTGCTGGTGGTGACGACGTAGGGGCCGGGATCGCGGAAGGGGGTGTTGGTGGCGGCGCTGAGTGCCGGCAAATCCGCTTCCGAACGCGCATCCGTGGGGGTTACGGGCAGCAAATCCATCACCGCCGCCGCCGTTTGCCGCCAGCCGGGACCGCCCGTGACCACAAGCTGCCCCCCCGTATCCAGCCAGGCTTGCAGCGCCTCCTGCTGCGCCGGCGTGACGGAACCTGTGTCCACGTCATTCAGGACCAGAACATCCAGCGCCGCCCACGCGGCGGGCGCTTCCGGCAAATCCTCCAGTTTAAGCACGGCTACCGCCGCCTGCGTGCGCGCTCCCGTCACCGTTTCCAGGAAGCCTAATTCATCGGGCAGCGGACTGACGACGCCGTACAGCAGCATATCTTGTTCCAGGCTTTGTAAACGGTTGGAGTTTGCCTGCGCCACTTCCTGCTGCCCATCGAGCAATGTCACGGTGACGGCGTCGATCAGGTCGGGGAGGTAGATGTATGTAACAAGGCGCTTGTTGGACTGCGTGGGTAATGAGACGGGCGAATCGTAGCGGATGTCGGTTTCCAGCGTCGCGTTGCCGGTGACAATGCGCAGCGTACCATCCAGAGCGTTGCCGCTGTTGGCGATGGTGATGTACACTGGAACCCAGTTGCCCCGCTTGTATTGCCCGTCGAAGCCTGCCGTCACGGTCAGCGTGATGTCGCTTGATTGCCATGAGGGCGCGGCGGCGTGGGCGGAGCGAATGCCGGCACACGTCAGGAGCGCCAGTAGAAAAAGAAGCGCGGCGAGTTTGCGTTGGGGAAGATGAGGCATCATGGTATCTTTACGGGAAAGTTTGCCAGGGTGTCGCACCCTAACGGAAGGTAATTTCGTATTGTTCGATGTGAATGTCGGGTCGTTGCTCTTCTACCCAGCGGACCGATTTTTCCAGCAGGCTGTGCAGATAAGCGGCATCGGTTCCGACGGTTGCCAGGCAAATGGCTGACGTGCGCCAGATGTCTTGATGGTCTACTTCAGCCACGGCGACGTTGAATTGCCGGGGCAGGCGTGTGAGCAAGGATTTAACGACCTGACGCTTGTCTTTAAGAGAATGAACACCGTAGAGTTGAATTTTGAGGACACAGGTGGCTACCAGCATGGTTGGCAATTTTGCCTTACCGGGCAGTAAAAGACAACTCCGGCCTGATAGTTGATTGGTAAGGGTGAACCGTATGATGGATGAAAAAGAGGTAAAGACCAATGGGGGACAGGGTGGGTCGTCGTCTTTGCTGCGACGGCTGGCGTATGTGATGTTGATATTGTTCTTGATTGCCGGCATTTCCGCCAGCAGTCTCGTCATTTTTTCCGTGATAGCCGCCGGGCGCGCGGCCCAAACCGTCACCCAACCCATCTCCGATCTGTTCAAGCAGTTGGCGGTGGAGGCCACGCCCGTCATCTTGCCCGATCCGGTGACCATTGTGCGCGAGATCAATCGGCTCAACAATCTGGAGACGGCTTCCTATTCGCTACAAAAGGTGGTGACGGCGGAGCGGAATCAGGATGTGCTCTGGGGGGCGTTGGGGGAGAGTCTGGTTTTTGTAGCGGTGGGGGATGTGATTGCCGGCATTGATCTCAGCGAGGTGCAAATCGAAGACCTGCAAATTGTTGACCCGGAGACGGTGATGGTCCACCTGCCGGACGCGCAAGTGCTGCACTACAGCCTGGACAATGAGCAGTCCTACGTGGCCGACCGGGACAAGGGGTTGTTCGCGCAGGTGGACCCGCGGTTGGAGACGCAGGTACGTCAGGAGGCGGAACAGGCGATTTTGCAGGAGGCATTGAATGCCGGCATTCTCCAGGAAGCCAACGAAACCGCCCGCGACAATATGGAATCCTTCCTGAACAAACTCGGCTTCACCAACGTTATCTTTACCGACGACCCGCCGCCCCCCGCACCTCCCTACGAGCAGGAAATTCCCAAAGGCACTATCCTGGCCACGCCCACGCCCTAAGGAGCGGAAACAAACAAGATGGCGAACTCATTTCCTTGCCGCTCCTTCAAGCTGACAATGCAATTCCGCATCTTGTTTCATTGTCAACCCTAACGTGGACAAGCCACAACCCAAAAGATTCTGCCTCAAAGATTACGCAGATTACACAGATTCTTTCTTGAGTTCACTGAAAAAACCGGGTTTTTCGATTGTCCGGCCGAAATTACCTGAGTGGTTCACGTGTAAAAACCCGATTTTTGGCCTTTTTTCAGTAGAGTCTTTCTTCCATCTGCGAAATCTGTGATGATTCTTTTGCCTTCCGTACAAGAATTTCGCTGATAAGGTACTGAGCCGGTTGCTGGTTGTACGTTGGCGGCGCACCTCGTGGGGGCAAGGCGCGCCGCCAATGAACCTCGTCCCGATTACGGCGCGATGGCGGGGGCCTGGCAGTTTTCCAGTGGCGCAATCGTAATCGGCGTATTCACGTCCAGAATGTTCAGGTCCACGGAAAATGTACCCGTCGTCAACACTGTGGGATCGATGAAAGACGCCGATCCCTGGCCGTTCATGGTCAGCTTCACCAGATTGCCACCGTCTACCGCGATGTACAGATGCCCGTCCAGGGATTCGATATTCTCGTTATCTTGCACATCCCCCTTGTCAAATACATAGTGGTGGGACAGGATACCGTTGACCGTTTCATCTGGCGTCTCTCGTTTGGCGGACGTGAGCGTACTCAAAAGCTGATCCGCCGTGGGAACCCCCTGCATCGGGTCGCCAAATTCGCCCAGCGCCTCCCGCGACTGCTTCATGCAACCAAACTGGGGCACATTCACATACAGGTCATCCCCAATCTGCACAAACTCCAGGCTGTTCAACTCCGCCACTTCCTGCGGCGCCTGCATACTAAAAACGATGTGCGCCGATTCCGGCTCCTTCACGGACTCCATTTGCACGTTGATCCCCTGCGCTTCCCCTTGTTCCGGCTCCACGTTGATGTACAGCGAAAGGCGGTAGCTGTCGAAACCGGCTAGCTGCCCCTGGAGGGTCGCCGGATCTAGCGTGCGTGGTGCGCTATCGTCGGCTGATTGCCCGCAGGCCACCAGCAGCAGCGCCAAAATCAAAACAAGCAGTTTCCTCATTTTCCTGTTCCTTTGGGCCAGACTGGAGAAGTTTCCGAAATTGCTCCAGTCTCCCAGTCGTTCCTTAAATGCGGCGCGTCCAGGCGTCGTTGGCGAATTTCTCGCGGCGAATCTCGGCGGCGCGCGCCTGTTCCGCCGCGCTCAGTTCCCCCGCAACCAGCTCCAGATTCAGCCGACGGGCAAATCCCTCGCGCATGAAGTTGACGGCGTCCGCGAATTCCACTCGCCGCCCCAGGCTTTGCATGACCGTGGTGGCGCGGTAGCGCAGGCGCAGGCGCGTGGCCGTGCGCTGGCCGGGCTGGTCAAAATGGAGGGCGTCCACAATGCGGGTGATGTCTCCGTAGAGGGGGAGCGTGCCATGTTGCAGCACCATGCCGCGGCGGCGCGCCTGGGCGCTGCCGAGCAATTTCATCTGCCCCATGGTGATTTCGTAGTTGGAGGGGCCGTCGAAGCAAGCCGGCCCCAGTGGGCCGTGGTCGCTGTAGTAGGGCTGGGCGCGTGTTGGCTCCAGTCCCATCAGGTGTAATCCCACCAGCAGGGCTTCGGAGAGGCGTTTGTAGCTTTCCAGGATGCCGCCAACGACGCGGGGTTCATTCTCCGGGGCGGCGACGCTGTAGGTGAGTTCATCGACGTGCAGGATGGCGCGTCCACCGGTGGGGCGACGCACGATGTCCCAGCCGAGGGTGGCGCAGTTTTCGACGTCGGCGATTTCCCACTCCTGGCCGTAGCCGAGGGAGAGGCAGGCGGGTTCCCAGCCGTAGAAGCGCAATGTGGGCGGGGAAATGCCGGCACTCACCGCCTCCACAATCGCCTCATCCACCGCCATATTCGTGGCCCCATCACGCAAACCACTCTCAATCACGCGCCACGTGGCCCGCTCATACGTCTCTTGCCCGGATTGCTCCACTATCATCTCATTCATCTCTTTGTTGGTATACTCAGTCGTCACTGTCGAACTGTTAGAAGCAGCGCACCACTATACCAACTCGGCAAAAATGGTTCAAGTTCCCGCGCGCATACCCGGCCTGCGCCTATTGGCGATTGGCTGGGCTATCTACTCCGCCCTCTGGATCGCGCTTGAGGGCAGCCTCACCCGCGTGGTCATCCTGGCCGCCGGCCTCTCGCTCCTCCTGGCGGCGCATGGCTTGCGACGGTGGGGCGGCGGGCGCCGGCTGCAAGCCTGGCAGTGGGCGTTGCTCCTGGCCGGGCTGGGCGCAGCCGTCGGTTTAGGAGCGGCCCTGCTGACGCTGCCGCTAATGGCGCTGAAGACAGGGTTACACGCCCATGGCCCCGAATTCGGCCCCGCCGATGTGGTCTGGGTCGTGCGGCAGGCTCCCTGGTGGACCGGCGCGGGCTTGTTGGCGGGCCTTGGCCTCAGCCTGCTCACGCCGCGCCGCGCCCCCGACCCGGATTAGATTAGTAATTGAGATTGGTCCAATCTTCAAGATTGGACCAATCTTTATGAAAGGTGGTTTTGGGTCGAATTGTCTTGTTGCCGCTTCCAGGAAGGGGGGGGTGGCGTTACCCGTCCGACATGCGCCGTTCCAGTGCCTCTAGCGCCGCTTGCAGTTCCGCCTGGCGGAAACTGGTCGTCAGGTCGCCGCGCGTCCGCTCCAGCACGGACCGTACTGTATCTGTCCGCCGCCGCAGTCCGCCGGTCACGCTGTCGTTAAAGTCGAACGTCACCAGCACGCTGTAGATGGAGTCCATCACGTCCAGCAACCGTTCCGCCTCGGCACTGTGCCCCAGGCGGATGATGTCCAGGATGCGCCGGCGCAGTTCGGTGGCGGCTTCGGCGAGGCCATTGAGCCAGGTGCTGTACTCGGTGTCCAGTTCTTCCGGGGTGGGCAGGGTCTGGTCGCGCACGAGCGCATAGG
Proteins encoded in this window:
- a CDS encoding haloacid dehalogenase — translated: MEAVSAARDTAYQQSRELVSLCSRTIRAIHREEWDHAQTLLQQTRHAAHTLVAGISAYPDLYHAGYTQDALKEYVEAHLTYALVRDQTLPTPEELDTEYSTWLNGLAEAATELRRRILDIIRLGHSAEAERLLDVMDSIYSVLVTFDFNDSVTGGLRRRTDTVRSVLERTRGDLTTSFRQAELQAALEALERRMSDG
- a CDS encoding ABC transporter ATP-binding protein, whose product is MASIIEIDGLTKRYGTLTALHELTLNVEEGAVVGFVGPNGAGKTTTMRILTTLLQPTAGTARVAGYSVLTQPRHVRRVIGYMPDFFGVYEDMKVWEYLDFFAACYDIPAHTRAGMIDDLLALVDLNHKKNDFVESLSRGMKQRLCLARTLAHDPRVLILDEPASGLDPRARIEMRELLRELKNMGKTIFFSSHILSEVADICTSVAILEAGRLIAFGDMQQMKQQLRPHRLYEMRVLHGLEAAQERLLHTPQVTSILTAPEVEMPANAIRFDFVGNDEALSELLVGMVNAGIPVIHFGEEQSDLEDIFLQVTQGLVQ
- a CDS encoding ABC transporter permease subunit; the encoded protein is MSAFYQAVHRWRNNPIVLKELRGRMRGRRAFVVLSIYLSVMAGLVVLVYTSLYYSTGALSNPNMADAGKTIFSMVLVVQGFLVFFIGPIFTTGAITGEKERQTYELLRTTLLSAPALLLGKLASGLAYILLLIIASIPMQSIAFLLGGISFTDLALTQAVILTCALTYAMLGLYCSTITRGTISATVITLSAVLLSLIGLPLLFILADIFNFPYYRLLPHNGDLLMASANVIGSLANIMSGHAIFGSLLPTALFMGLYGGLTLILFALALRRLRRTADR
- a CDS encoding lipoate--protein ligase family protein, yielding MNEMIVEQSGQETYERATWRVIESGLRDGATNMAVDEAIVEAVSAGISPPTLRFYGWEPACLSLGYGQEWEIADVENCATLGWDIVRRPTGGRAILHVDELTYSVAAPENEPRVVGGILESYKRLSEALLVGLHLMGLEPTRAQPYYSDHGPLGPACFDGPSNYEITMGQMKLLGSAQARRRGMVLQHGTLPLYGDITRIVDALHFDQPGQRTATRLRLRYRATTVMQSLGRRVEFADAVNFMREGFARRLNLELVAGELSAAEQARAAEIRREKFANDAWTRRI
- a CDS encoding ABC transporter permease, giving the protein MNDIYSGNTGYFRTRFGDNPVAVKELRGRMRGRRAFAILTIYLTLLSTFVTLVYLAFVAGSGGSGPDLRLIGKSTFYALVLTQLFLVVFTAPAFTANAITGEREKQTYEILRTTLLTERAFVLGKLQSALAYVLLLIITAIPLQSIAFFLGGVSLAEMLISQLMLTVGALTYALLGIYFSSFMRSTLGAIIATTTVSFILTVGFPMMGLIVGSVIGPIIMAGAATPAWPMGVMTIYGGIGLAATNLPASLIISELILVQEGSLWGFSLPFLGRSLYIPSPWYLQLICYLFFTWLLYTLTVRSLRRASAT
- a CDS encoding DUF4230 domain-containing protein — its product is MMDEKEVKTNGGQGGSSSLLRRLAYVMLILFLIAGISASSLVIFSVIAAGRAAQTVTQPISDLFKQLAVEATPVILPDPVTIVREINRLNNLETASYSLQKVVTAERNQDVLWGALGESLVFVAVGDVIAGIDLSEVQIEDLQIVDPETVMVHLPDAQVLHYSLDNEQSYVADRDKGLFAQVDPRLETQVRQEAEQAILQEALNAGILQEANETARDNMESFLNKLGFTNVIFTDDPPPPAPPYEQEIPKGTILATPTP
- a CDS encoding DUF503 domain-containing protein; the protein is MLVATCVLKIQLYGVHSLKDKRQVVKSLLTRLPRQFNVAVAEVDHQDIWRTSAICLATVGTDAAYLHSLLEKSVRWVEEQRPDIHIEQYEITFR